Part of the Nothobranchius furzeri strain GRZ-AD chromosome 2, NfurGRZ-RIMD1, whole genome shotgun sequence genome, AATCTAAATACCAGTGATTAGCAATAACAATACCTGTTCTAAGAAACAATAATACGTTAAATACATTATGTATACTtcatacagtgtgtgtgtgcgcgcgcgcgtgtgcgtgtaaaGTAAATCATTGTATGAAAATGTATGAGACCCCAAGAAGACTAGCATCTGCATTTAGGCAGAAGCGAATGAGGATCTCAATAAAACGAAACGAAACATTCAAGTTAAAAAATCTGATCCAACTTAGTCTTTGTTACTCTCTTTGttcggcttttattttgaagtttaaACCCGGAAAAGGACTAATTATGCGGAGAAGTTTGTACGTCGTTTCTGGAACAAATATGAATAATAAAGCTTACTGTTGAGTTTGTGAGACAGGGTGAATATTTCTAGAGATGGAGGACACGTCGCTGGTCGGAGGACACGCGGACTGGATGTCCCTTCTCCCGGAAGAGCTGCTGGATGTCCCGCTGTGGAACCTGGCCATCCCCGGTAACAACTCATCCATAACTTTTTAAGCACCTCAAATACAAATCCTTAAATGCTGAAACTGATAACTCCTACAGGGAGCCATGACAGCATGGCCTTCTGCCTGGACATTTCCTCCCCGATCGTCAGATCGgagcctttcctcctcagactcgTCGACCGGCTCTTCCCCTGCTGGACCCGGCCCTGCATTTACCGCTGGTCGGCCACACAGGTACGCCCCAGGTCCCAGAACTGTTCGGACAGGTGCGGCaggtttatttgtttttgtcctcCTACAACGCTGAAGTTGGCTTCAGTTTGGTTAAAGGACGATTCCGCTTTTTATTACCAGCTTGACTGAAAAACTCCCAACATTTAAACAGTTCAAACCAGAATTATATAATTCTGCACTAAAACCACTATCTCTAAACCACAGTTTTTGTCTGGTAAGTCTAAGGTTTGAGCATTTTGCTGCTTTTCTACAGGACCACCATAAAACTTCTTTAAGCTTTAAAGCGCTCACATTTTAACGGACTTTAAAAAGTATAATATAATGTTTGAACACTCAGTAGTTATACAGTCAAAATTTAGTAAAGATGGTCAGAAATATAAGAATCAAAGTCTTTATTCATTTGTGAATCAGAAACTAACTTCTGTTTTTCTACACTGTTGTTATTTacatacgtgtaaatctgttattaccTAAAATTAAATAAACTTAACTGGCAAAGTACAGCTCTAAACTAGAAAATATTATTAAAATAATACAAGTTCAATAAAAAAGAAAGTTTTGAACAAAGAATTTATATGTATCTACATCTCAGGAAAGGGATGAGAAGTAACTATAAATGGATTCAGTCCCACCTCTTCTACATAAAGTGCAAGTTCCCctggtgttttatttatttacaacaGCTGTATTGTATTTATATTTCtataaatgtgaaaataatcataataaaaaacaaaaaggttAATTACATCAGCTAAAATCACACCTGTATCTCTTTTTATGCAATTATTTACTGGATATTCTTTGGTCTCTTCATAACATCCACAAAATATACAAATTACCAAAAACTTCTTTGAATTTTCGAAAACCACAATTAACCCAGTTCCCTTTGACTGGAAACCTGCTGAAAATTTTCCTGCTTGTTGATTGTTTGTACTTGTATAATTATTAGAGATGGGAGAACTACTACTTAACAGTATATTTAACTTAGTTTAATCGCAATAATGTTCTTGACACTTTTGAGGttttcatgttttttgtttactttttacCATAAAAGTGTTGATTTCAGCCACCTCGTTTACATTTGCCTCGTTGAAGTGAAATTATTATTGTGTCTCTGTTCCAGTATTCCAAAACCAAATTATGTCCTGAGTAAAACACATTTGTTTAATCTGTAAATGAAACTTACTTTGCATTAGTCACTGATGTACATAATAAattataaatgacccgcacttgtatagcgcctctcagagtaaggctctaaagcactttacactacagtgtatcattcatccattcacacacacattcatacactgatggtgatgagctacgatgtagccacagctgccctggggcgcactgacagaggcgaggctgccgagcacaggcgccaccggtccctccgaccaccaccagcagacaaggtgggttaagtgtcttgcccaaggacacaacagcagaattctccaacagcagaattctctgtccggagccgggattgaacctgcaagcttccgattactggacagcccgctctacctgttgagctactgctcaaTAAACAGTTTGGGACCAAATACTGACCCTTGGGGGACACCACAAGGGATTTTCAAATGCCACAATTGTTCACAGTTCATCAATGACCTCTTCATTCAATCTAATACTTGGTTCTTCCTGGTTTTTGTCCAAAGAAGTAGTGAATATTTGTGTATTTGGAAGTAATTAAATATCAGTATTTTATGTTCATCTCCACAAACAAAACAATCTATTTACTGATGAATCCTAATAAGAAATTTGCTCTATTTGGGTGCAGCAATCCATCCTCAGGGATCAGTGTGATCTGGGAATTCGGTTCTTAGACCTGCGGATCGCCAAGAAGCCCGCAGGGAGCAGCAAACTCTTCTTTGCCCACGGCATCTACACACTAATGACGGTCAAGGTAATTCTAATGAGTTCTAGTTAGTCTCGTGTATTTTTCTGGCTGATTGGTGTGTTTATAATGTAGGAGGCTCTGGGTGAACTCGACACGTGGCTGGACGCTCATCCTAAAGAGGTTGTCATCCTTTCCTGCTCTCACTTTCAATCTCTGACTGATGAAGACCACAGACATCTGGTGGAGTTCATGATCTCTCTCTTCGGCAGGAAGCTCCTCTCCCCACAGGTACAAAACTAGAAATTTG contains:
- the LOC107377194 gene encoding PI-PLC X domain-containing protein 1 translates to MEDTSLVGGHADWMSLLPEELLDVPLWNLAIPGSHDSMAFCLDISSPIVRSEPFLLRLVDRLFPCWTRPCIYRWSATQQSILRDQCDLGIRFLDLRIAKKPAGSSKLFFAHGIYTLMTVKEALGELDTWLDAHPKEVVILSCSHFQSLTDEDHRHLVEFMISLFGRKLLSPQDVSTLHSCWSKGQQVIVAYDNQQVVQQHPELWSGIPYWYADSPDPKTVIDYLDAKIHQGRPDGFYVCGLNLTENAFYIFLHPLQSLRTMTMKALLPLLKWTAEQRPGPEGEGVNIVCCDFVGISRFCSVVINLNHKLVGGRRGTNDHLCSSH